The Rhineura floridana isolate rRhiFlo1 chromosome 15, rRhiFlo1.hap2, whole genome shotgun sequence genome window below encodes:
- the TBCB gene encoding tubulin-folding cofactor B isoform X2, which produces MDLELYTPDDKFVMKLDSDEALLGSYPIEDGCRIHVTDRSGATIGEYEDVSRVEKFELPDSEYDKRRGTARSFMKHSKLGQYNTEEMLKKETEREEKLAEEKALAEAISVGARCEVRAAGQPSKRGTVMYVGLTEFKPGYWIGIKYDEPLGKHDGSVDGKQYFECLPKYGAFVKPRNVTMGDFPEEDYGLDDEM; this is translated from the exons ATGGATCTCGAACTCTATACTCCAGACGACAAGTTTGTGATGAAGCTGGACAGCGATGAGGCCTTGCTGGGGTCTTACCCCATTGAAGACGGGTGCAGGATTCAC gttACTGACAGGAGTGGTGCAACAATCGGAGAATATGAAGATGTGTCGAGGGTAGAGAAATTCGAACTACCAGATTCTGAATATGACAAGAGGAGAG GTACAGCACGCTCCTTCATGAAACACAGTAAGTTGGGACAGTACAACACGGAAGAAATGCTGAAgaaggagacagagagagaggagaagttGGCGGAGGAGAAGGCCCTGGCAGAAGCCATTTCTGTGGGGGCAAGGTGTGAGGTGCGGGCGGCAGGGCAGCCCAGCAAACGGGGGACAGTGATGTATGTTG GCTTAACGGAGTTCAAGCCTGGTTACTGGATCGGCATAAAGTACGATGAGCCTTTGGGGAAGCATGATGGCAG TGTGGATGGGAAGCAGTACTTCGAATGCCTGCCCAAGTATGGAGCTTTTGTGAAACCCCGGAACGTCACCATGGGGGATTTCCCAGAAGAGGACTACGGACTGGATGACGAAATGTGA
- the SDHAF1 gene encoding succinate dehydrogenase assembly factor 1, mitochondrial → MSEHPMARHSKLQKQVLSLYRSFLRAGKGKPGFLPQIRAEFQKNAQIPRTDVLLIEYLLRRGQRQLEQLRDVHTKQMGAFVKTKQEE, encoded by the coding sequence ATGAGTGAGCACCCAATGGCCCGCCACAGCAagcttcagaagcaagtcctcagCCTGTACCGCAGCTTCCTGCGGGCTGGCAAGGGCAAGCCGGGTTTCCTGCCTCAGATCCGGGCTGAGTTCCAGAAGAACGCCCAGATTCCCCGGACAGACGTCCTGCTTATAGAGTACCTCCTCCGGCGCGGGCAAAGGCAGCTGGAACAACTCAGAGACGTCCACACCAAACAGATGGGAGCCTTTGTCAAAACGAAGCAGGAGGAATGA
- the TBCB gene encoding tubulin-folding cofactor B isoform X1, with protein MSVTGTPAVVSVSISSTLNSFRALKRYARGLTIAEFKCKLELVVGSPASCMDLELYTPDDKFVMKLDSDEALLGSYPIEDGCRIHVTDRSGATIGEYEDVSRVEKFELPDSEYDKRRGTARSFMKHSKLGQYNTEEMLKKETEREEKLAEEKALAEAISVGARCEVRAAGQPSKRGTVMYVGLTEFKPGYWIGIKYDEPLGKHDGSVDGKQYFECLPKYGAFVKPRNVTMGDFPEEDYGLDDEM; from the exons ATGAGCGTGACGGGGACGCCCGCGGTGGTGTCGGTGTCCATCAGCAGCACCCTCAACTCCTTCCGGGCCTTGAAGCGATACGCCCGCGGGCTCACCATCGCCGAGTTCAAG TGTAAGCTGGAATTGGTTGTGGGAAGCCCGGCATCATGCATGGATCTCGAACTCTATACTCCAGACGACAAGTTTGTGATGAAGCTGGACAGCGATGAGGCCTTGCTGGGGTCTTACCCCATTGAAGACGGGTGCAGGATTCAC gttACTGACAGGAGTGGTGCAACAATCGGAGAATATGAAGATGTGTCGAGGGTAGAGAAATTCGAACTACCAGATTCTGAATATGACAAGAGGAGAG GTACAGCACGCTCCTTCATGAAACACAGTAAGTTGGGACAGTACAACACGGAAGAAATGCTGAAgaaggagacagagagagaggagaagttGGCGGAGGAGAAGGCCCTGGCAGAAGCCATTTCTGTGGGGGCAAGGTGTGAGGTGCGGGCGGCAGGGCAGCCCAGCAAACGGGGGACAGTGATGTATGTTG GCTTAACGGAGTTCAAGCCTGGTTACTGGATCGGCATAAAGTACGATGAGCCTTTGGGGAAGCATGATGGCAG TGTGGATGGGAAGCAGTACTTCGAATGCCTGCCCAAGTATGGAGCTTTTGTGAAACCCCGGAACGTCACCATGGGGGATTTCCCAGAAGAGGACTACGGACTGGATGACGAAATGTGA